GAGATCGGTCAAGAGCTGGGCTTCAACAAAAGCACGATCTCGCGCCGCCTGAGTGCACTGCCTTTCGATCTGCGTGGCGACCGCCTGTGATCCCTGTGTTGCACGTGTTGCGTGAATTTTGGCTTTTCATCACAGAAGCAGATTTCGCGCACCAACCGCAACAGTCCTTAGATTTCTAGAGAGATCAACATGACTATCGAGAAGACAGCGGTGTCTTGCTGCAGCCGCTATCGGCCTATTCATGGGGTCGACCGTTTGACGATTTGGACGGATCGAACAGTATCAGAAGCTGAGTTGGAGGAGCTGCATGAACATTGCACTGATCTGAAAGTCAAGCACGGGCAACCTAAGTTTCAGGCCAACCGCAAATGCAAGCTGGAACTGTTTCAGCCCTCACGCGAGTGTCTGTGCTTGCTTCGTCAAATTCTTGGCGCTGAGATTAATGCCGATCTGACTTATGTGGAGTTGGCTCGCGATGTGACTTCAACCAAGGCGATGCGCATGGCGCTGCGCTCAGTGTTCCTCGGCGCAGTAAAGGTGCCGCATCAGCGGTCATGCTTTATCAAATATGAAGGTACCTACTACTGCGGTGACAGGCGCTCAGAAAATGATGGTCGCGATGGCTGTGTCCTGGCTCTGTACACGGATCGCTCCAGCAAAATCAATAATGCGCGCCCTGAGGCAGGTGCCATGAAGTGCTTTCACGTTGAACTACGCTTGAGTGGCAAAGCGGCTTTGGCTAAGCATGGCATTCGCTCGCTGGATGACCTCATCCATTTCAATCATAAGCAGCACTGGCAAACAAGCCTGAAATTCTATGTGCTACCCAGCAAGACCGAGCTGGGTCGTCTTCTGGCTGCGTGCTGTGGTGGCCGCATGGATGCCTCGGATACGGCTTACCTCAAACGTGCAAATCGCTGGTTGGAAAAGCACAGCTTGGACGGCCAGTTCATCATGCATAACGCACTGAAGGCCACTCCAGAATTGGAGCGCCGTTTGGCTCAAACCGACTGGAGCAGCCTGTTGGAAAGCGCAAAAAAGCTGATCCAGAGCTACTGATATAGAAGCCAATTATTTCGGAAAACACATCAAAAAGTAGGGCCGCTAAGAGCTCAAATTTTTTCAAAAAACATGTGTTTTCTCGGTGATTTCTTGATCTGCATGGCACATGCAATCACTGAAATTCAGGCCGTAAAACCATAACCCAGATGAAGCTAACCACTCATCAGCGCCAGATAGTGCAGACCACGCGGACATACGTGGAAGTGCACGCCAGTCCTGGCAGTGGCAAGACCACCACGCTCATCCAGCGTGTCAAGCACTTGATGCGCAGTGGAGTATCTGCGGATCAGATTCTGGTACTGAGCTTTTCCAACAATTCGGTAGATGAGCTCAGTGATCGACTACAGCGGAGCTTTGAGCAGAAGGGCAACTCTGGCAAGAAGTCTTCAACCAACAAGAAGTCTGCCCATGAGAGTCTGCCTGCCATAAAAACCATCCATGCCTTTGCCCGGACCGTGGTTGTGCAGTCTGGTGGTAGCGTTGATGTAGTCGCTCCTGCGGATAGATTCGCGTTGTTGAAAGCGGCCCTGTGTAACTGCCGTAAAGATGCCATTGATCGCAAGCTGTGGTACAAGCTAGATGGCACCAAGCGCCGGGAGCGCCTTGATCTAGTTCGCGAGCTGCAGAAGGACATGCACCGCTTAAAGCAGTTGCTGGAGGCAATGAACGTGGCGCAGGCTCAAAAGCAGGGTCTCCGTGACGTGATGACCGCACCGCAATTTGCAGACAGTCTTGAGCCCTTTGCACCCATTGCAATAGCAGTGCAGAAACGCTTAGCCCGTGCCAAGACCGTAGCAGGCAAGCTGGACTTTGGAGACATGCTGGAGCAAGCGGTAGCCGCAATTGAAAGCGGCGCACGCATCCCCTATACCCATGTGCTAGTCGATGAGTTTCAAGACGGCAGCGCCGCACAGAATCTGCTGCTTGCTGCATTGGCTGCGCGCGGTTGTCAGCTGATGGTTTTTGGCGATCCTGAGCAGGCCATCTACGGCTTTGCTGGAAACCACTACACGCCGTTGGACGAGGTTGTTGAGGGTGCCGTGGTCATGCCTTTGCCTGAGTCTCATCGTCTGCACCGCCAGAATGCTGAGTTGGCAATGGCTGTTGCTGGCAAGAACACGCAGAAGATCGTGACCACACGCGAGGGCGCGAAGCCGGTGCTGGTGACCAGTGGTGGTCCCATAGAGCAGGCACGCGCCGTTGTCCGCGATGTTCAGCAACTGTTGGAGCAGGGCGTTGATCCGTCTTCAATTGCAGTGCTTGCTCGTACTCGTGCAACCTTGAAGGCCTTGGAACAGAGCTTGTTGGCCCCAGGCATAGATACCGCGAGGAAGGGCGCTGGCCGTGATGTACGGCATGTTCAGCGCGTGCTGCGACTGGTTCGTCTGGTTGAACGGTATGCAAAGACCCAACAGCCAATTGATCCTGATGCGGTGGCGCATGTGGTTCGCAAAGTGAAGCTGGCGGACGCGCAAGATTGGAAAAGTAGGGCGCGTGGTCTGCAGAAGGCTGCAAGCTCGTCATCGCTGGAGGGCCGCTACAAAGAATGCCGGGACATTTACTTGAAAGTTCTTGGCGGTGTGCGTAACCACCCCAAAGCTCAGCGCGATATAAATTCTTGGCTTGCGAAATGCCGTGACTATGCCAGTAGTATTGAAATGCTCCGAGCCACCAAGGAAGAGAAGCCCGTAGTACAGACCATGACCATCCACGCAGCCAAAGGTGGCGAGTGGGATCATGTGCTTGTAGTCGGTGTTGCGGACGGCGAGTTGCCCATCTTCCATGCAAAGTCGGAGGCTGCGCTGGCAGAGGAGCGCAGGTTGCTGTATGTAGCCATTACGCGGGCTCGCCATACTGTTCGGCTGTATTACGCACCTACGCAACATGCTCGCGGTCGTAAAGCGTTTGGAGGATCGAGCCGCTTGCTAGAGCCTGCAAAGGTTCGACGAACTATGACTCAGGCTCGGGGCTAGCTTTTTAATGCTCTTGACAGCATCACTGCTGAACTGATGGCCGGACGGTATGCGCTGTCCGGCCATTTTTCGTTCCAAGAGCGATTTTTTGTCGCCGAGCCACCATCACATAGCCGAGCTGCAAAAAACGCCGCAATGGCCGTTTTAGTGGCATTTCGCTGGCATTGCAGAACATGGCCGATCTGCGGAAATGAGCGTACAGATGTTGATCGTCTGATGCTGTCCAAACTATCCAGTTGGCATCAAGTTGGTGACTGCTGGCTGTAACCAAAAGACCTTGCTTGAATAGATTGTTGCCTCAGGCGTTTCGATGAATATTGGTTCGCACTGCTCAATGTGAGAACTTCAATCCACTTTAGTAGATTATCCGAAAATGGCTGTAGTCCAAAGATAAACCGGGGTTGTCTATCTGCCTATGGGCAGTGCAGTAAAGCAGCTATCTAGGAAAGAGGCCGCTTCAAGAGTTCCGGCTCTACCCAGTTGCTATGCCTTCACCTCAAACCGCAGGAAGTCAGTCAGCCGTTCCGACTCCTTGATTTCATCGTGTGGCACCAGTAGGTAACGCCACGGCTTGCCGCCGACCGTTGCCGCATGGCTTGAAGCGTGCGAGCACCAGCGCACGGCTGCTGCAGCCTTTGACTTCACTTCGTCCGATGCCAGATCGTCGCGCTTCTTGGTTTCCACCATGAAGATCATCGAATCGGTCTCGGCAACGAAGTCGGGGATGTACTCCGGTTGCTCACTGCCCAGCTTGTAGTAAATCTGGAACTGCCCTTTGGCGGGCTTGAACCACTTCAAGGCATCGCGCTCCAGGATCACCGCGAAGCGCCGCTCGGTGTCCGAGTCAAACTTTTGCAGTGGGTACAGACAGCGCGAGAACCCGCCGAACAACATCTGCTTGATCTTGCTCAGCTCAGTCACCGTTTCACGGTAGTTGTGTGCCGTCTGCCCTGCGACCGCCGTGTAGTTGCACGGTTTCAGTTCTGTGAAACCTCGGCTGACCTGTACCTCGTAGTCAGTGGCTTCTTCCCAGAAGTGAGCCATCATCTCCGCCCTGATTAGGCGGGCCAGCTCTGCACCATAGGTGTCGAACACTTCATGCAGCTCGTTTTCGGAGTAGTTCTGTGCTTGGTAGTGGGCTACCGCCTGACCGGCCAAATCATAGAGCAACTCGGCCTGCGTGAAGTAGTCGATGTCGTCATAGTCGATCAGCTTCTTGACGATGTAGTCCTCGAAGCGCTGCTCTCTGATACCCGCCTCGCGGCTTATGGTGAACTGATGATTCGTGCGCAGCTCTTGGCCGACGATCTCCCGTTGACCCGGCTGGAAGTTGGGTAGTGTGCCCAGCTTGAACGGGTGGAAGCCGGTGGTGACCTCTCCAGTGGGCACCACCGCTATTCGCGGAATATCGATGGTTTGCTGCACCACGATTTCAGTGGTCTTAGACACGACTGCCGACAAATCAAGAGCAGGTGCGGCATCGTCTACTTCAGTCAGCAACTCCCCTTGGGCAGGCTTCAGCCGCTCGGTCACTTCAGCCAAGATGGCCGATTGCACCTCCGGGGTGAGAAGCGCATTGCTCGTCGGCACGATGTCACGTCTCACCTCGTATTTGCCGATTACCTCCATCACCACGCGAGCGGCTTGGCGCTCGCGCTCCGTCGTAAACACGGGGGCAGGCGCAGCAGCCGATGTTGCCCCCGCGCTGATAGGGCTGGTGGCAACGGGTGGGGGCTCCGCGAGACCCAGCCGCGCCATTGCGCTTGAGCTGACCTGCACGCTCACCTTCTTGTCGTCAGCGCTTGGTGCTTCTAGGATCACCTGCTTCAGTCGGATCGGCGAATCACCACGATTGGCCTCGTCGATGATCTCCTGGAACTTGTCGTGGGCCACGATGTTCAGCCTATCCACCGCAGCGACACCCGTTCGCTTGCCGTAGGGCAGGCGCAAGCCGCGACCGATGGATTGCTCGACCAGCGTACGCGCGTTGGCCGCACGCAGGGGAACGATGGTGTAGAGGTTCGTCACGTCCCAGCCCTCTTTGAGCATGTTGACGTGGATGACGATCTCGGTGGGCTCATCCACGCTCTCCACTGCCAGGAGCTTGGAGATCATCTCCTCCTCTTCGGCACCTGTGCGGCTAGAGTCAACTTGGATCACCTTGTCCGCATAGCGCCCTTCGTAAAAGGCCGATGACTCAATCAGCGTCTTCAGCTGCGAGGCATGCGTGGTGTCCCGCGCGATCACGAGCATGAAAGGCTTGACCACCTTCACGCCGTTCTCTCGGGCATAGGTCAGCAGTTCGACCTTGGTGGTCTCGTGCAGACGAACACCATCTTCCAGCTTGATCTTCTCGATTTCATCCGCCGAGTGCGCCTTGGCGTCAAAGTTGCGCTGGGTCACGGCTGCAGGCTCTTTGACGAAGCCGTCTTCCATCGCAAGCGCCAGTGGGTAGTCCATCACCACGTTCTTGAACGGCACAGGGCCGCGCGTGGATTCGACGAACGGGGTGGCCGTCACCTCAAGGCCAAACAAGGGCTTCAGTTCGTTGATGGACCGAACGCCGGCACTGGCTCGGTAGCGGTGCGACTCGTCCATCAGCAGCACCAGATCGTCCAGGCTGGCTAGGTGGTTGAAGTAGCTGTCTCCCAGCACTTCCCGCATCCGCTTGATGCGAGGCTCTTTGCCACCGCGAACCTCGGAGTTGATCTTGGAGATGTTGAAGATGTTGATGCGAATCTCACCAAACAATTCGCCGCCGGAGATGTTCTGCTGGTCGTAGTTGTCGCCCGTGATGATGCGGGGGGCGTTGATCGCTAACTCACCGATACCCTTGAAGACGTACTTCGGGGTGTTGGGTGTGAAATCCGTGATCAGCTTGTTGTAGATCGTTAGGTTGGGTGCCAGAACGAAGAAATTGTTGATGCCATGCGCCAAGTGCAGATAGGCAATGAACGCGCCCATCAAGCGCGTTTTGCCTACGCCGGTGGCCAGCGAGAAGCACAATGAGGGGAACTCGCGTTCAAAGTCCTCTAGTGTCGAAAATTCAGCCTTCAATGTGGCAAGGATAGCCGACACATCTTGGTCGTGGCCGAGCAAGGCGGGCGCGGATTCGATGGCGCGTACGAGCTTGGCAAGGGACTCCGCTTGCGGAGGGCGCAGAGACAGTCGGCCGGTGACGGCGTTCTGGACGCGTGCATTCATTCTTCGTTCTCCCCGAACAGACCGCCTTGCCCTGCGTTCGTGGCGGCGGATTTCTTGGTTTTGCGTGTGGCAGTGCCGCTTGTAGCCTCGGGCTCTTTGGCCGGTTCAGCCTTCTCCGCAATCGGCAGATTGGCGACGTTGAGGCTGTAGTCGTCGTGCCCCCACTCACAGCGGGCCAGCACCATCTTCGGAATCTTCTTCAGCGTCAGGTTCGGCCAGCGCTCGGATGCCTTGGCTGCGCTTACACCATGGAAGGCCGCGCAGCAGACGAGCAGGCTCTGGTCGCTGCCCACTTCATCCGACAGCGCCTGAAGTTGATCTGCAGACAGGTTCTGGGTGGTGACATAGATGAAGTCGCGTTCGCTGGAATGCCCGTGCCGCCACCACTGCACTTCTGATGGGGCATAGGTGAAACCTTCCAGCTTGGCGAGCGCTTCCGCCAGCTGCGCGGCGTTGTATTCGGGGTTGATGACCGGATTACCCCAACGGTCGCTGACGATGAGGCTAGGGGCGAGCTTGTAGTAGCGGAAGCCGCCGCCACCGCTCCATTCAACTACCTTTGAAATGCCGCCCTGGTCTTCACCGTTGACCACCATCTTCAGCCGAGGAACGATGTGTGTATGGCAGTGCTCGCCGAGCTCAACCATGATCCATCGCCGCCCCATCTTGTGCGCCACTGCGCCGGTAGTCCCGGAGCCGGCAAACGAATCGAGAACCAAGTCTCCAGGATTGGTTGCAATCTCTAAAACTCGCTTGAGCAGTCGTTCGGGCTTCGGCGTGCTAAACACATCAGCGCTGTTGAAAGCACGAACTTCCAGCTTTGCCTCGTGGTTGTGGCCAACCTCCTCGTTCGGCCAGAACGTAGATGGCGGGCGAGTTGGGCTCTCCTCAAGGTATTGCTTGACATAGATCTCCCACCTTCCGTCTTTCTGGATGAACTCCAGCTGATCCATATTTGCTGGGACGTTCTCCTTCTTCCAGCGCCATCGACCTTCAGTCCCGTCTGGCTTTACGGGAAAAATATCTTTTCCATCTGGTGCCGGAATGGGATACCACATAGAAGGTCGATTTTGACGCAGCGACTCCGAGCCTTCTTTTCGGAGGGAGCGACGCCGGTAATATTTGTTTGCCTTTTTGTCGAAGAAGCCGAATTGCGCTGCATTTTGATCTTTGGGCAGCTGGATTGGGAAAAATGCGTCGGTCTTCTGATAAACGAGTAGATGATCATGAGAAACGCTAAATCCTCTGGCATCCATGCGCTCGCTGTACACCTTTTGCCACAAGCAATTGGCGACGAAGTTAGCCCTGCCAAAGACCTCATCACAAAGAACCTTCAGGTAATGGGCTTCATTGTCGTCAATCGTGATCCACAACGAGCCATCGTCCGTCAGTAGTCGCTTAATGAGCTCCAGGCGATCCCGCATTAAACCCAGCCAAATGGAATGCTCCAAGCCGTCGTCGTAATGCGCAAACGCGCTTCCGGTGTTGTAGGGTGGGTCAATAAATACGCATTTCACTTGGCCCGAGAATTCCTGCTCCAGCGCCTTAAGCGCGAGAAGGTTGTCGCCGAAGATCAGCCGGTTATCGAAGATGTCATTCTCGGTTACGCGATGTGTGGCGTGGTAAGACTTCTCCGGGTCTTCGAGCAGGATGCGCGGCTCCAGCTTAGGGTGCTTTTCCTTCCCGATCCAGGTGAGTTCTAGTTTTTGCTTGCTCATAGCGGTGCTCATAGTTGCGGCGCACGGCTCGACAAATAGTCAAGCAGGCGCTTGCGTGGATAGATGTCCGCAGCAGTCTGAATATTGCGCAATGGGGCTATCGCCTGGTCGGCGGTCAGCGCAAAGTGCGTCTCCATCAGATCCGCCAGGAACGCAGTCACATTGCTCTGATTGCGGAAGTAGGCCAGTGGCCCCTCAAAGGTCAGGCGCTTTTGCCCCAAGCTGAACGCCTGTTGTCGTAATTGGTCGAGCGTGTCCGCCTGGCTAAGTAGTGCATTTATTGCCGGCACGTTGACAACAGCTGCAGCGCCTATTCGATTGCGCAGGCGCTTCATCATGACCGCTGTGATGACGTGAATGCCGTGGCGGTAGATCAGGCGTTCTTGGCTGCGTGCCGGCGCTCGCAGCTCGTAATCAACAACCAAGGCGCGGATGGCGCGGTGGCACAAAACGGCATTGACCAGTGCCGCGCCCGTTAGCGTGTTGGCGAAGAGTGCTTGGTACTCGGCGGAATCAGGTTTGGCGAGCCTCGCTGGGTCGCTCTTGAGCCACACGGCGTATCGAGGATCGTGTTGCTGTGAGGCCAGGGCTCTCAGCGCCTCATCCAGCGTAATCGCTGTGGGGCCGGTCGCCAGCGCCTCGGGGCGATAGTGATACTCGAATCCCAGGTGGGCGATTTCCTGCCGCAGCCGCTCTTGGTTTTCATCGAGCGACGCAAAGTTGGCGGTCTGGACAGGGTTCTGGTGGTTGCGGGCTTTGGTTACCCGCTTACCGAATGGCCCGTCCGCTGGTGCCTTGATAAGGGTGAGCATCACCTTTGCGTCGTCGATGTTCCTGCCCGGATGCTGGCGCACGAACTCGGCTGCCGACGCCACCGTCTGTGCGCCATTGATGATGGACAGTCCGCGAACCTTGAATTTCTTGGCACCGTTCTTGGTGGCCTTCGGCTCGATCAGGTCACAGACGGCAGTGACGCCATTGTTGAGATAGAAAAAGTCGCCCGGAGCATCGTGCAGGGTGGTCTTGATGGCCTTGTTGACATCGGACTTGCTGCTACCGAGAAAGTACCGGATGTTCCTTTCGTACAGGGCTTTGCCATGTGTCTGATGGAGCGTCACCAAGTCGCCCAAGCGCGCGACGCCGTAATACGTGCTTCGTGGATGTTCGACCTTTTCGTGCTTCTGCAAGGCGATTTCGGCGTGCACCTGTGCATAAGCTTGCTCCGCCAGTAGGTCGCGGGTGATCTCGCTCGCTGTGTAGTACTCCACTTGCTTGACCAACCGCTCTTCATCTAAGTCTTCGTCGCCGAGCAACGCCTGCAACGCATCGCTGGCCGTCTTGGAGATGCCATCGCCCGTGAAAGGCACAACCAACTTGATGTGGCTGCATGAGTCGAGCGCACTTTCGATGTCAGGCTTGCGGGCCTGCACATTTGCGTTGAAGGCGCCGAAGTCCTGCTTCAGTAGCAGGCGGATGCCCTCGCAGAACGGCAGAGCATCTTCCTGCTTGAACTGCTCCGACTCCTTCAGCTTCGTCTGTAATAGATACAGCGTCTCGGTTGTGGCGTCATAGTGGATCGCATCGAGGCCTTTGTCCTGATAATCGTCCACCACGGATACGGCAGCCGCTTGTGGTGTGATGTCGAGGAGCTTGTGCAGGACGAAGGCGCTGAAGGCACGCGAGAGTTGTTTGGCGGCTTGGTCGGCTGCGCTGACTTTGCCAAGGAGCGGTGGCAGGTACGGGACGAAGCGTGTTGCCAGCACTGTCTTCAGGATGGCCAGGTAATGCGGTTCGAGTGCGGCCATATCGTCAGCTCGGCTTTCTCAATGGATGGAGGCGACGGGTTTCTCCAGACGTTGCCCAGTAGCTACCTGACTTAGAGCTTCGTGGCCAGCCGGCATCTTGGTCGATGACGGCATCTGCCAATGCAAGCACCTCCAGACCGAAGGTGAGCGCATCGCTGTCGAGCAGCTCGAAAGAAATCTGATTGAAATGGCAGCCAAACACGTTTCGTACTTGAGCGATCTGTACCAGCTTGCTCAGGTGTGGTTCGAGGGCGAATGGGGTGTAAGTGACTTGCCCGTGCTCATCCTCTTTGCGATGCTCAACGCGCAAGGCCTTCTTCAATTTGCCGTCTATGGCGGGCAGCAGATCACCGAGGGTGTAGTTGCTGCCGACGCGTCGAGGTACGCTGCACTCATACGTCATCGTGAGGAAATCCAGAATGGCTTCCAAGACCACTCCCGCCTTGGCGCAAATTGCCTGAAGGTCGGGGTCTGTGGCATTGACCGAAGCCCTAAGCCGAGTGGTTTCCGGCAAGCTGTTTGCGTACGCAATGCCAGCTCCTAGCGACCAGCGGCGCAGCTCTACGAACTGGCATTGACCGTGCTTTAGCCATCCCCATCTCAGCTTGTGTCGCCACGGACCGTAGTGGGTGGTGACTAGGCAATGGCGAAACCTAGCAGTGACGTCGTAAACCATCTCGATGACTCGATCAACATGGGGCTCGTCTACGCTGCCCAGGACGTCATCAAGAACCAAGATCTTTTGTTCTGGCGCATCTCGTTCGGCTAGGGCCAAGAAGACGCAAAGACCAAGGGTGTCCAGGTGAGAATCACTGAAATAGGCCTGAGGCGGCGTGTCTGACTTGCCGCCGAACTCGGTGGTGATGTCTAGTGAGGCGCGGCGCCCTTCATCGAGGGCCAAGGAAATTTTGTTCAGCCCCTCGCCTGGGTGAACCATGTCGTAGAGCTCACCAACACGTTGAGCGATGCCGGCCAGAACGGAATCGGTGAACTGCTTGCGCTGTCCTTCAACGATATCCAGCATCTTTTTCAGGTGCGGCAGAGTTTCTTCATGCTCGCCGGCAGCCTGAGCGTTTTGCTCATAGGCAGTCAGGGCATCTTTCAGCGTGCCAATGAAGCGGGCGTCTTCCGCTAGCGTTGTTGATTCCAACGCCCAACTATCTCTAAGAGGTTGATTCAGCGTAAGCCAATCAGGCCACAGTGCTACATCGGACGGTAGGGCGACGTTTGGAAGCGAAATATCTGCAGAGAGCTGGTCAGAGCTGAACAACTGGGAAAGGCCCTGCGCAGCCAGTCCCGCAGCATGAATGGCGTCTTGCAATCGCTGCTTGGCGCCATTAAGAGCGAGTTCCTTCGTGCTGACTTCAAGCCTGGCTGCTTCAAGTTGGCCATACGCACTTTGAGATTCGATCCTTCGATCTACTTCAGCGGCAAGACCTTTGGCTCGTTCGGCACTGCCACAAAGGGGGCAAGTAGATGGATCAGGATGACTTCTCAAATGAGCTTGTGCTGCTTTGAGAAGACCCAAAATCTCCAAGTAGTCGGCGGCAACTGAATCCTTGAGCCCCGCTAGCTTGGCATTCGCTCCATTCAGCGCTGCCTCGCATTGACTGTGTGCAGCTCGTAGCGATTGGATTGTTGCTGGATGATTCGACAGCGCGTCCCATTTGAGGATCAGCTGATCTAGCATCGCTTTTCGGGCAACCAGGCTACTTCGATCTTGGGCAACCAAAGCTTTGGCCCACTCAATTTGACTGCTAGCCTGAGGCTTTCCTGCACGCTCCCAGAAGGACTCGATTGCCCGTTTGTTTTCATCAATACGCGCAATGACAATCTTTTCGTTATCTTCCGTATCCTTCACCAGTTTGCGCAACGAGTTCTCTGACGCTTCTGCTAGAGCGACATCCACAAAGCGGCTGATTGCTTGGTATCTCTCTGCAGGCTTGGCCTCAACAAGCTTAAGAATTTGGGCGCGTCGCAGCACCTCGACGCTAGGTCGCAGTGCGGCGTTGGCGACGTTGACGTTCGATTTTTCGAGCGAAGCAATGCAGTCACCTGCTGAAGTCTTCAATGTCACTCGAACGTCGGACGCATTCTTGCCGACAGTGGGCCAGTACTTATGTATTGCGCTGCCTAGGCCTCTGGTGTCCAGAGAGCCGACTTTTCCGTTGCCAAGCAAGTCCAACGCATCGCAAATGGTGGATTTGCCAGTGCCGTTCTCGCCGTAGATGATGGTGAGCTTCTTTCCCTTCTCAAATGTCAGCTCGACCGGCCTGGCGGCTCCCCGCAGTCCTTCGATCTTTATGCCCCCCAATGAAACTTTGCTCATGCGGCGCCCTCCGCCGTTGCTTTCTTCTTGTCTAGCGATTTTTGCGCAGCAAGTAACCAGTCTTCGGCTTTCATAGTTCCGGCCGATAGCTTGGGGCCGTATTGCTTGGCATCTTCGGCCAATACCAGTCCTTCCTGTACTAGCAAAGGAAGGAATGTTTCAACTAACTGCTCTGATGGTGTTTTCAATTTGTCCCCCTGGAGAAACTTTAATTGGCTAGATGGAACTCAGATCAACTCCCACTCTACGGTGAATAGCGTCTGCTCGTTCACGTCCTGCTGAAGCTTGCCTTCCAACTGACTGATCAGCTCATTGCGCTCAGCCTCAATCGCATCCTGGCGGTTGAAAAGCTCGCGCCGCAGCTTCGCGCGCTTGGTTTCAAGCTCCCTTTGCTGCTTCTGCCAGGAGAGCTTCTCTTCCAGCGAGGGGGCACTGGCTGCCGTGCGACGTACTTCCTTGATCTGGCGGTCGATTTCTTTGATCTCGTGCTCAATACCCAGCTTCAGGTCATCGGCCCATGCATCAAGCTTCTGGACTTCTTGCTCGAAGTAACCCAGGTTGCGCTGGTTGATCTCGCGAAGCACAGCAGACATCCGCGTCGCTACGTCTTCACGGAGGTGGGCGACATCTGAGCCAACTTGCGCGGAAGGCTGTGTTCGCGCGGGCAAACGCAGGAGCTTTTCTGGGTCGTCTTCCGCCAGGGGCTGACCGTCTGAGGTGATGGCGGCCACAATCAGGCGCTGCTCTTCGTTTCCGAGGGACTCAACAGTCACAAGCTTCAAGGTCAGCCAGCCGGTCTTGCCACGATAGGGTTTGAGGGTACTGACTTGGATGCCGTGTGCATCGTAGTCAAAGACGAGCCGCGAGCCCGCAAGCACAAGGCCCTTTGCCTTATCTGTCACCCACTCGGCAAGCGGATGGCCGATGCGATAGAGGTGCGAGTCGCCAGAACGGCGAGGCAGCTCATAGCGACCGAGTTCAACGGAATTGAGGGTGTCGGCCGGGAGGCACTGAAGGAAGAAGCCATCTTCATCAAAATGGGCGCACTCCCCCAGCGCCGCCCGCGTTAGTTCGAGCAGCATGTTTTCGTACTTGTTGCGTGCAGCACGGCTATCAGCTGCACGCAGGCGCAGCTTGTCCTGGACTTCTTCATCAAAGTTCTCCAGCAGGATTTGCCGGGTCTTGACCATGGCCTCGTTGATCTCGCCAGACAAGTCACGTTGCAACTGCTCGAAGCTGGACTTGATCGCATCCGGATCACGGCAGTTTTGATAGATGTCCGCGATGCGCCGCTCGAAGTCCACGCCTGAGCCGATGGCCCCTAGCACCTCGTCGCTGGCTCCAAAAACGCCTTCAAACAGCTGAAATTTCTGATCCAGCAGCTCATAGACCCTGGCGTCGGCTTCATTGCTGCGGTCCACGAAGTTGACTACCACCACGTCGAACTTCTGCCCGTAACGGTGACAGCGGCCGATGCGTTGTTCGATGCGTTGTGGGTT
This DNA window, taken from Comamonas testosteroni TK102, encodes the following:
- a CDS encoding site-specific DNA-methyltransferase, whose product is MSKQKLELTWIGKEKHPKLEPRILLEDPEKSYHATHRVTENDIFDNRLIFGDNLLALKALEQEFSGQVKCVFIDPPYNTGSAFAHYDDGLEHSIWLGLMRDRLELIKRLLTDDGSLWITIDDNEAHYLKVLCDEVFGRANFVANCLWQKVYSERMDARGFSVSHDHLLVYQKTDAFFPIQLPKDQNAAQFGFFDKKANKYYRRRSLRKEGSESLRQNRPSMWYPIPAPDGKDIFPVKPDGTEGRWRWKKENVPANMDQLEFIQKDGRWEIYVKQYLEESPTRPPSTFWPNEEVGHNHEAKLEVRAFNSADVFSTPKPERLLKRVLEIATNPGDLVLDSFAGSGTTGAVAHKMGRRWIMVELGEHCHTHIVPRLKMVVNGEDQGGISKVVEWSGGGGFRYYKLAPSLIVSDRWGNPVINPEYNAAQLAEALAKLEGFTYAPSEVQWWRHGHSSERDFIYVTTQNLSADQLQALSDEVGSDQSLLVCCAAFHGVSAAKASERWPNLTLKKIPKMVLARCEWGHDDYSLNVANLPIAEKAEPAKEPEATSGTATRKTKKSAATNAGQGGLFGENEE
- a CDS encoding UvrD-helicase domain-containing protein; its protein translation is MKLTTHQRQIVQTTRTYVEVHASPGSGKTTTLIQRVKHLMRSGVSADQILVLSFSNNSVDELSDRLQRSFEQKGNSGKKSSTNKKSAHESLPAIKTIHAFARTVVVQSGGSVDVVAPADRFALLKAALCNCRKDAIDRKLWYKLDGTKRRERLDLVRELQKDMHRLKQLLEAMNVAQAQKQGLRDVMTAPQFADSLEPFAPIAIAVQKRLARAKTVAGKLDFGDMLEQAVAAIESGARIPYTHVLVDEFQDGSAAQNLLLAALAARGCQLMVFGDPEQAIYGFAGNHYTPLDEVVEGAVVMPLPESHRLHRQNAELAMAVAGKNTQKIVTTREGAKPVLVTSGGPIEQARAVVRDVQQLLEQGVDPSSIAVLARTRATLKALEQSLLAPGIDTARKGAGRDVRHVQRVLRLVRLVERYAKTQQPIDPDAVAHVVRKVKLADAQDWKSRARGLQKAASSSSLEGRYKECRDIYLKVLGGVRNHPKAQRDINSWLAKCRDYASSIEMLRATKEEKPVVQTMTIHAAKGGEWDHVLVVGVADGELPIFHAKSEAALAEERRLLYVAITRARHTVRLYYAPTQHARGRKAFGGSSRLLEPAKVRRTMTQARG
- a CDS encoding DEAD/DEAH box helicase, yielding MNARVQNAVTGRLSLRPPQAESLAKLVRAIESAPALLGHDQDVSAILATLKAEFSTLEDFEREFPSLCFSLATGVGKTRLMGAFIAYLHLAHGINNFFVLAPNLTIYNKLITDFTPNTPKYVFKGIGELAINAPRIITGDNYDQQNISGGELFGEIRINIFNISKINSEVRGGKEPRIKRMREVLGDSYFNHLASLDDLVLLMDESHRYRASAGVRSINELKPLFGLEVTATPFVESTRGPVPFKNVVMDYPLALAMEDGFVKEPAAVTQRNFDAKAHSADEIEKIKLEDGVRLHETTKVELLTYARENGVKVVKPFMLVIARDTTHASQLKTLIESSAFYEGRYADKVIQVDSSRTGAEEEEMISKLLAVESVDEPTEIVIHVNMLKEGWDVTNLYTIVPLRAANARTLVEQSIGRGLRLPYGKRTGVAAVDRLNIVAHDKFQEIIDEANRGDSPIRLKQVILEAPSADDKKVSVQVSSSAMARLGLAEPPPVATSPISAGATSAAAPAPVFTTERERQAARVVMEVIGKYEVRRDIVPTSNALLTPEVQSAILAEVTERLKPAQGELLTEVDDAAPALDLSAVVSKTTEIVVQQTIDIPRIAVVPTGEVTTGFHPFKLGTLPNFQPGQREIVGQELRTNHQFTISREAGIREQRFEDYIVKKLIDYDDIDYFTQAELLYDLAGQAVAHYQAQNYSENELHEVFDTYGAELARLIRAEMMAHFWEEATDYEVQVSRGFTELKPCNYTAVAGQTAHNYRETVTELSKIKQMLFGGFSRCLYPLQKFDSDTERRFAVILERDALKWFKPAKGQFQIYYKLGSEQPEYIPDFVAETDSMIFMVETKKRDDLASDEVKSKAAAAVRWCSHASSHAATVGGKPWRYLLVPHDEIKESERLTDFLRFEVKA